In the Paraburkholderia acidisoli genome, one interval contains:
- a CDS encoding DsrE family protein, protein MSGKFVVSLTRAKDDTDRATVAFVVANAALASDKDVVVFLNIEGTRLSQSGYADDIHEAGFAPLKELIGSFVEAGGTIYVCSPCFKKRALDEEKLIPGAKIVGGAMLVEFMGEACPSLSY, encoded by the coding sequence GTGTCTGGAAAATTCGTGGTCAGTCTGACTCGAGCCAAGGATGACACCGACCGTGCGACGGTCGCTTTCGTCGTCGCCAATGCGGCGCTCGCCAGCGATAAAGACGTTGTCGTGTTCCTCAACATCGAAGGGACGCGTCTCTCGCAGTCCGGTTACGCGGACGACATCCACGAGGCCGGCTTCGCGCCGCTCAAGGAACTCATCGGCAGTTTCGTGGAGGCGGGCGGCACGATCTACGTCTGCTCGCCGTGCTTCAAGAAGCGCGCGCTCGACGAAGAGAAACTGATTCCCGGCGCGAAGATCGTGGGCGGCGCGATGCTCGTGGAGTTCATGGGCGAAGCCTGCCCGAGCCTCAGCTACTGA
- a CDS encoding 5-methyltetrahydropteroyltriglutamate--homocysteine methyltransferase: protein MEPSAQHAYAPAVSFDGGDLDCGNGLLLLIRKHIDPLERGQLLEIQSTETSVEADLPAWCRMTGNQLVSWTKAGKRRSFLVSKGAFAGSADHADQPPQAEPEPETPEAARARAAIPIVAVTIPRTLPAPVAAPPIRPLSVMGIGSWPRPRWMLQALHDHMEGRLDEAAFQSSADDAVQLAVAAQQRAGVDVVTDGEQRRDSYASFVGGRLDNCQLIPLTDLLPYVDDPEAFEQELRALDVPAGEVRHPAVFGPLGRSRPLAAHELDYVRGLTAQPVKVALPGPYLLTRTMWMECVSDRAYASREALAADVVRVLREELAALLAQGAALVQFDEPVLSEVAFSGTTSQRSFMCGALSEKRDPVTELAFARDLLNAVVDGFPQERVAMHMCRGNWTTDESKAMAGDYRPLVETLAALNVGTLFLELYTPRAGEMAVLQRLPERQRIGVGLCNQKHAHVESLEEVLRKGEEAIRLFGAGRVLFNPDCGFATFADAPVSSARIAEAKLRTLAEAAAILRQRYGV from the coding sequence ATGGAACCTTCCGCACAGCATGCGTATGCGCCCGCCGTCAGCTTCGACGGCGGCGATCTCGATTGCGGCAACGGCTTGTTGCTGCTGATCCGCAAGCATATCGACCCGCTCGAGCGCGGCCAGTTGCTGGAAATCCAGTCGACGGAAACCTCGGTGGAAGCGGACCTGCCCGCCTGGTGCCGCATGACGGGCAACCAGCTCGTGTCGTGGACCAAAGCGGGCAAGCGGCGCAGTTTTCTGGTGAGCAAGGGCGCGTTCGCGGGCAGTGCAGATCATGCAGATCAGCCGCCGCAAGCCGAACCCGAGCCGGAAACGCCGGAAGCCGCGCGAGCGCGCGCGGCCATCCCGATCGTGGCTGTCACGATTCCCCGCACCTTGCCCGCACCGGTCGCGGCGCCGCCGATCCGGCCGTTGTCGGTGATGGGGATCGGCAGTTGGCCGCGGCCGCGCTGGATGCTGCAGGCGCTGCACGATCACATGGAGGGGCGGCTCGACGAGGCCGCCTTCCAGTCGAGCGCCGACGACGCCGTGCAACTCGCCGTGGCCGCGCAGCAGCGCGCGGGCGTGGACGTCGTCACCGACGGCGAGCAGCGGCGCGACAGCTATGCGAGCTTCGTCGGCGGACGGCTCGACAATTGCCAGCTGATTCCGTTGACGGATCTGCTGCCCTACGTGGACGATCCCGAAGCCTTCGAGCAGGAGTTGCGCGCGCTCGACGTGCCGGCCGGCGAGGTGCGTCACCCGGCCGTGTTCGGACCGTTGGGCCGTAGCCGTCCGCTCGCGGCGCACGAACTGGACTACGTGCGCGGATTGACCGCGCAGCCCGTGAAAGTCGCGCTGCCGGGGCCGTATCTGCTCACGCGCACGATGTGGATGGAGTGCGTGTCCGACCGCGCGTATGCGAGCCGCGAGGCGCTCGCGGCGGACGTCGTGCGGGTGCTGCGCGAAGAGCTGGCGGCCTTGCTGGCGCAGGGCGCGGCGCTGGTGCAGTTCGACGAGCCGGTGCTCTCCGAAGTGGCGTTTTCCGGCACCACGAGCCAGCGCAGCTTCATGTGCGGCGCGCTCTCGGAAAAGAGAGATCCCGTGACCGAACTCGCGTTCGCGCGCGATCTGCTCAACGCGGTGGTCGACGGATTCCCGCAGGAGCGTGTCGCGATGCACATGTGCCGCGGCAACTGGACCACGGACGAGAGCAAGGCGATGGCAGGCGACTATCGTCCGCTGGTGGAGACGCTGGCGGCGTTGAACGTGGGCACGCTGTTCCTCGAGCTGTACACGCCGCGCGCCGGTGAAATGGCGGTGCTGCAACGTTTGCCCGAGCGGCAGCGTATTGGCGTGGGTCTGTGCAATCAGAAGCACGCGCACGTGGAATCGCTCGAGGAAGTCCTGCGCAAGGGCGAGGAAGCGATCCGCCTGTTCGGCGCCGGGCGCGTGCTGTTCAACCCCGACTGCGGCTTCGCGACGTTCGCGGATGCACCCGTGAGCAGCGCCCGGATTGCGGAGGCGAAGTTGCGAACGCTCGCCGAGGCGGCGGCGATCCTGCGGCAGCGGTACGGGGTGTGA
- a CDS encoding amidase: MSEALLELSAVEARRLIGAGELSPVELLDACLARIEAIEPSVNALAATAFERARAEAHRAQEAVARGETLGLLHGLPIGVKDLEETAGLLTTYGSPLYREHVPAADNAFVARLRAAGAIVAAKTNTPEMGAGANTRNAVWGATGNPFDPRLNAGGSSGGSAVALATGMLPFATGSDLGGSLRIPAALCGVVGFRASPGCVPSAHRQLGWAPNWVSGPMARHVADVRLQLAAVVGHAPGDPLGYAAALDAQAGARIDPASLRIGYTEDFGVCAVDAATRATFRAKLARIATLVRVCEPIDAAEFNMGDAHRVFDVVRAQEFVASLRETYERDPAALGANTRANYEMGSALTLADVARADTQRTAMYRRFQTLFERYDVIVAPVSPVTPFAWSTPHCAQIDGVALENYYRWVALTYVVTLLTNPSMSLPCGVDHAGMPFGLQMIGAMRGEAHLLDVAQTLETAFARDAALARPVPDLRQLRAMRENVQAELRAIVTHPPRR; the protein is encoded by the coding sequence ATGTCCGAAGCCCTGCTGGAATTGTCCGCCGTCGAGGCGCGGCGCCTGATCGGCGCAGGCGAGCTCTCGCCGGTCGAATTGCTCGATGCGTGCCTCGCGCGTATCGAGGCCATCGAGCCGTCCGTCAATGCGCTCGCGGCCACCGCGTTCGAGCGTGCGCGCGCCGAAGCGCATCGCGCGCAGGAGGCCGTCGCGCGCGGCGAGACGCTCGGTCTGCTGCATGGTCTGCCGATCGGCGTGAAAGATCTGGAGGAAACGGCGGGCCTGCTGACGACCTACGGTTCGCCGCTGTATCGCGAGCACGTTCCCGCCGCCGATAACGCCTTCGTCGCGCGCTTGCGCGCGGCGGGCGCCATCGTCGCCGCGAAAACCAACACGCCCGAAATGGGCGCGGGCGCCAACACGCGCAACGCCGTGTGGGGCGCAACCGGCAATCCGTTCGATCCGCGCCTGAACGCCGGCGGCTCGTCGGGCGGCTCGGCGGTTGCGCTCGCAACGGGCATGTTGCCGTTCGCCACCGGCTCGGACCTGGGCGGTTCGCTGCGCATTCCCGCCGCGCTGTGCGGCGTGGTGGGCTTTCGCGCGTCGCCGGGTTGCGTGCCTTCCGCGCATCGGCAGTTGGGCTGGGCGCCGAACTGGGTCAGCGGACCGATGGCGCGCCACGTGGCCGACGTGCGCCTGCAGCTGGCCGCCGTTGTCGGCCACGCGCCCGGCGATCCGCTCGGTTATGCGGCGGCGCTCGACGCGCAAGCGGGCGCGCGCATCGACCCGGCGAGCTTGCGCATTGGCTACACGGAAGACTTCGGCGTGTGCGCGGTCGACGCGGCAACGCGGGCGACGTTTCGCGCGAAGCTCGCGCGCATCGCCACGTTGGTGCGCGTGTGCGAGCCGATCGATGCGGCGGAATTCAACATGGGCGACGCGCATCGCGTGTTCGACGTGGTGCGGGCGCAGGAATTTGTCGCGAGTCTGCGCGAGACCTACGAGCGCGATCCCGCGGCGCTCGGCGCCAACACGCGCGCCAACTACGAGATGGGCAGCGCGCTCACGCTCGCCGACGTCGCGCGCGCGGACACGCAGCGCACGGCGATGTATCGGCGCTTCCAGACGCTGTTCGAGCGCTACGACGTGATCGTCGCGCCCGTGTCGCCGGTCACGCCGTTCGCCTGGAGCACGCCGCATTGCGCGCAGATCGACGGCGTGGCGCTCGAAAACTACTATCGCTGGGTCGCGCTCACTTACGTGGTCACGCTGCTCACGAATCCGTCGATGTCGCTGCCTTGCGGCGTCGATCACGCGGGCATGCCGTTCGGACTCCAGATGATCGGCGCGATGCGCGGCGAGGCGCATTTGCTCGATGTCGCGCAAACCCTCGAAACGGCGTTCGCCCGCGACGCAGCGTTGGCGCGCCCCGTGCCGGATCTGCGCCAACTGCGCGCGATGCGCGAGAACGTGCAGGCGGAACTGCGCGCGATCGTCACGCATCCGCCGCGGCGCTGA
- a CDS encoding TonB-dependent siderophore receptor: MSSPRFPLAVITAAVIMAVASLEAPAARAQTAPAPAAASATNFAIPAQPLGSALTELARQANLQLLANPKLIANKTAPAVSGRMTAKQALARVLDGSGLAADLEGGTVTLKTAPAAPVAPVDQAEATLPAVSVTASADDAQRPTEQTHAYTIRSTTAGSKIALSPKETPQSVSVLTRQEMDDFQLNSVNDALRHVTGVTVESYDSYATDYTSRGFHITNLQFDGVGIPLEYTAQYGDIDMAMFDRVEVLRGADGLNAETGNPSATVNFIRKRPTYQFQASGNVSYGSWDTKRVDVDISGPLNKAGTVAGRLVAVHQDGDSFTDRLQPSKDLVYGVVEANLTPSTVATLGFSYEYNRLKGASWGGLPFLDAEGNQLSYGVGTSMAPKWAYFNTQDQRAFAEVTQQLGRRWTWKTSVNYNDIFNNAKFFYPYGSLNADGSGVDSYTSSYVSSNRQLVLDTNVTGKLDLFGRTHDLVFGANFSRSEFTNPSGEGDGDGVPVSYAELLAGSYPEPVFGAATSHTNYLDVRRSLYASSRWSLTDRAHLLLGINYTQAASSGSSDGTGYNQQSSGSAPYVGLTYDLTNQITAYASYTKIFNPQYQLNVENQLLGPARGHSAEAGIKGAFFDNRLNTSFTVYRVRQSNIATEAGFNADTGNYYYSGGSATSEGIEAEIAGQITHDWNVSVGATILRVNDDNGQPTQLFVPRKSAHVSTTWRVPYFDHKLTVGSSLRWQSATSYVEEGVGTARQGAYTELDFMARYDVNKHFTITGTLNNALNKQYWSTMEYNYGTYGAPLNGSVNLAWRY; this comes from the coding sequence ATGTCGTCCCCTCGCTTTCCGCTCGCCGTCATCACGGCGGCCGTCATCATGGCCGTGGCTTCGCTCGAGGCGCCCGCCGCGCGCGCGCAGACGGCGCCCGCGCCCGCCGCGGCGTCCGCCACGAACTTCGCGATTCCGGCCCAGCCGCTCGGCAGCGCGCTCACCGAACTCGCGCGCCAGGCAAACCTGCAATTGCTCGCCAATCCGAAGCTGATCGCGAACAAGACGGCGCCCGCCGTGAGTGGACGCATGACCGCGAAGCAGGCGCTCGCGCGCGTGCTCGACGGCAGCGGCCTCGCGGCCGATCTCGAAGGCGGCACGGTCACGCTGAAGACGGCACCGGCCGCGCCCGTCGCGCCAGTCGATCAGGCGGAGGCGACCTTGCCCGCCGTGAGCGTGACGGCCAGCGCCGACGACGCCCAGCGTCCCACCGAGCAAACGCACGCCTACACCATCCGCTCGACGACCGCAGGCAGCAAGATCGCGCTCTCGCCGAAGGAAACGCCGCAATCCGTTTCCGTGCTGACGCGCCAGGAAATGGACGACTTCCAGCTCAATAGCGTGAACGACGCGCTGCGCCACGTGACCGGCGTGACGGTCGAATCGTACGACTCGTATGCGACCGACTACACCTCGCGCGGTTTTCACATCACCAATCTGCAATTCGACGGCGTGGGCATTCCGCTCGAATACACCGCGCAATACGGCGACATCGACATGGCGATGTTCGACCGCGTGGAAGTGCTGCGCGGCGCGGACGGCCTGAACGCCGAAACCGGCAACCCGTCCGCGACCGTCAACTTCATCCGCAAGCGGCCGACCTACCAGTTCCAGGCGTCGGGCAACGTGTCGTACGGCTCGTGGGATACCAAGCGGGTCGATGTGGATATTTCCGGGCCGCTGAACAAGGCGGGCACGGTGGCGGGGCGGCTCGTGGCCGTGCATCAGGACGGCGATTCGTTCACCGACCGCCTGCAGCCGAGCAAGGACCTCGTGTACGGCGTGGTGGAGGCGAACCTCACGCCCAGCACGGTGGCCACGCTCGGGTTCAGCTACGAGTACAACCGGCTCAAGGGCGCGAGCTGGGGTGGGCTGCCCTTTCTCGATGCCGAGGGCAATCAGCTGAGTTACGGCGTGGGCACGAGCATGGCGCCGAAATGGGCGTACTTCAATACGCAGGACCAGCGCGCCTTCGCGGAAGTCACGCAGCAGCTCGGCCGGCGCTGGACGTGGAAGACCTCGGTCAATTACAACGACATCTTCAATAACGCCAAATTCTTCTATCCGTATGGATCGCTGAACGCGGATGGCTCGGGCGTGGATTCGTACACCTCATCGTATGTCTCGTCGAACCGGCAACTGGTGCTCGACACCAACGTGACCGGCAAGCTCGATCTGTTCGGGCGCACGCACGACCTCGTGTTCGGCGCGAACTTCTCGCGCTCGGAATTCACGAATCCGTCCGGCGAAGGCGATGGCGACGGCGTGCCGGTGAGCTACGCGGAACTGCTGGCCGGGAGTTACCCCGAGCCGGTGTTCGGCGCGGCCACCTCGCACACCAATTATCTGGACGTGCGGCGCTCGCTCTATGCCTCCTCGCGCTGGAGCCTGACCGATCGCGCGCACCTGCTGCTGGGCATCAATTACACGCAGGCCGCGAGCAGCGGCAGTTCGGACGGCACGGGTTACAACCAGCAGTCGTCGGGCTCGGCGCCTTATGTCGGCCTGACTTACGATCTGACCAACCAGATCACCGCGTACGCCAGCTATACCAAGATCTTCAATCCGCAATATCAGCTCAATGTCGAGAATCAATTGCTCGGGCCCGCGCGCGGTCACAGCGCGGAAGCCGGGATCAAAGGCGCGTTCTTCGATAATCGCCTGAATACGTCGTTCACCGTGTATCGCGTGCGTCAGTCGAATATCGCCACCGAAGCGGGCTTCAATGCCGACACCGGCAACTACTATTACTCGGGCGGCAGCGCGACCTCGGAAGGGATCGAAGCCGAAATCGCCGGGCAAATCACGCACGACTGGAACGTGAGCGTGGGCGCGACCATCCTGCGCGTGAACGACGACAACGGCCAGCCGACGCAACTGTTCGTGCCGCGCAAATCGGCGCATGTGTCCACGACCTGGCGCGTGCCTTACTTCGACCACAAGCTGACCGTGGGCAGCAGCCTGCGCTGGCAAAGCGCGACGAGTTATGTCGAGGAAGGCGTGGGCACGGCACGGCAGGGCGCTTACACCGAACTGGACTTCATGGCGCGTTACGACGTGAACAAGCACTTCACGATCACGGGCACGCTCAACAACGCGCTCAACAAGCAGTACTGGTCGACCATGGAGTACAACTACGGCACCTATGGCGCGCCGTTGAACGGCAGCGTCAATCTGGCGTGGCGATATTGA
- a CDS encoding GntR family transcriptional regulator: MGKPYRTIQEYVLGTLRVEILQGVYVAGTRLRQEEVAKRLGVSTTPVREAFRDLRAEGLVAIDPNKGVEVRGLTADDVSEIYELRMMLEPMLAARACLRASAAQLDAAHACHAAMSAVAPTSEQWTLLNEDFHQALMQSEASTRLFDVVRGLSLLARPYVSLSMYVQPDIMASNNAEHAQLLEAWRARDTESVHEQTRVHLLNTRDAIVACVDQSARALAA, translated from the coding sequence ATGGGCAAGCCGTATCGCACCATTCAGGAATATGTGCTGGGCACGCTGCGCGTGGAAATCCTGCAGGGCGTCTACGTGGCGGGCACGCGCCTGCGTCAGGAGGAAGTGGCGAAGCGCCTGGGTGTGAGCACGACGCCGGTGCGCGAGGCGTTTCGCGATTTGCGCGCGGAAGGCCTCGTGGCGATCGACCCGAACAAGGGCGTCGAAGTGCGCGGTCTGACCGCCGACGACGTGAGCGAGATTTACGAACTGCGCATGATGCTCGAACCGATGCTCGCGGCGCGCGCGTGCCTGCGTGCGAGCGCCGCGCAACTCGACGCCGCGCACGCGTGCCACGCGGCGATGAGCGCCGTTGCGCCCACCTCCGAGCAATGGACGCTGCTCAACGAGGACTTTCATCAGGCGCTGATGCAGAGCGAGGCGAGCACGCGCTTGTTCGACGTCGTGCGCGGGCTCTCGCTGCTCGCGCGGCCGTATGTGTCGCTGTCGATGTATGTGCAACCCGATATCATGGCGAGCAACAACGCGGAGCATGCGCAACTGCTCGAGGCCTGGCGCGCGCGCGACACGGAGAGCGTGCACGAGCAGACGCGTGTGCATCTGCTCAATACGCGCGACGCGATCGTGGCCTGTGTCGATCAATCGGCGCGAGCGCTCGCGGCATGA
- a CDS encoding beta-ketoacyl synthase chain length factor: protein MPAMSWTLPVARWSCWSSHPESTPEVAFVDPMMRRRLSSLSRMALQVADDCVDARTKARVVFGSRHGELRRTTEILSGIEAGKPVSPNAFSLSVLNAMTGLFGISRQDRSAATAVSAGAQTLGYALLEAYAQWSEDAAGPVLMVYADEAADARYGEIEHEVRRGAFALLIEAGAASQGELACTVAQDARGGERRFDTQSEALQHCLSSGEQAVWRGNGVTWQWSWHAGTA from the coding sequence ATGCCCGCTATGTCGTGGACGCTGCCCGTCGCGCGATGGTCCTGCTGGTCTTCCCATCCGGAAAGCACGCCAGAGGTTGCGTTCGTCGATCCGATGATGCGGCGCCGGTTGAGCTCGCTCTCGCGCATGGCGTTGCAGGTGGCGGACGACTGCGTCGATGCGCGAACGAAAGCGCGGGTCGTCTTCGGCTCGCGACACGGCGAACTGCGCCGCACGACCGAGATCCTGAGCGGCATCGAAGCGGGCAAGCCGGTTTCGCCGAATGCGTTCAGCCTCTCGGTGCTGAACGCCATGACGGGCCTCTTCGGGATTTCGCGGCAGGACCGCTCCGCGGCCACCGCCGTTTCGGCGGGCGCGCAAACGCTGGGCTATGCGCTGCTCGAAGCCTATGCCCAATGGTCGGAAGATGCTGCGGGGCCGGTGCTGATGGTCTATGCCGACGAAGCGGCCGACGCGCGCTACGGCGAAATCGAACACGAGGTTCGGCGCGGCGCATTCGCGTTGCTGATCGAGGCGGGCGCGGCGTCGCAAGGCGAGCTTGCCTGCACGGTCGCACAAGACGCGCGCGGCGGCGAGCGCCGCTTCGACACGCAGAGCGAAGCGCTGCAGCACTGCCTGAGTTCGGGCGAACAGGCCGTGTGGCGGGGCAACGGCGTCACGTGGCAATGGAGCTGGCATGCGGGCACGGCTTGA
- a CDS encoding LysE family translocator: MLSTTTLELMASGCAIVLLMPGPTNTLLAAAGLKHGLRRSARLTAAELAGYLISITLWGLVLTHTAQSMGWLPRALKIASSVYLLWLAIRLWLTANTIETSATGVIGLRTLFGATLLNPKAILFAGSIFPPEAFTRVAAWLESMALFTALLVPIGFVWIAIGASPNHGGQPRIRPASLQRGASIVVTFFSMSLLWTALR, encoded by the coding sequence ATGCTCTCCACCACCACCCTCGAGTTGATGGCCTCGGGTTGCGCCATCGTGCTGCTCATGCCCGGGCCCACCAACACCTTGCTGGCCGCGGCCGGCCTGAAACACGGGCTACGGCGCTCCGCCCGCCTGACCGCGGCGGAACTCGCGGGTTATCTGATTTCGATTACGCTCTGGGGCCTCGTTCTGACCCATACCGCGCAGTCGATGGGCTGGCTGCCGCGCGCTTTGAAAATCGCCAGCAGCGTTTATCTCCTGTGGCTCGCCATTCGTTTGTGGCTCACCGCCAATACGATCGAAACGTCGGCCACCGGCGTGATTGGCTTGCGTACGCTGTTCGGCGCGACGCTGCTCAACCCCAAAGCCATCTTGTTCGCCGGTTCGATCTTTCCGCCCGAGGCGTTCACGCGGGTCGCCGCGTGGCTCGAGTCCATGGCGCTATTCACCGCCCTGCTGGTCCCGATCGGTTTCGTGTGGATCGCGATTGGCGCCTCGCCGAATCACGGCGGGCAGCCGCGTATTCGCCCGGCCAGCCTGCAACGGGGCGCTTCGATCGTCGTGACGTTCTTTTCGATGTCGCTGCTGTGGACGGCCTTGCGCTAG
- a CDS encoding sulfurtransferase TusA family protein: MAAAADIPAMEPNARFDAEWDAGDLGCGELLLKLRVKLRAMPGRIIRLIARDRGAIEDIPSYCRITGHRLLMADPEQGIFFIQARD, encoded by the coding sequence ATGGCGGCAGCAGCCGATATTCCGGCGATGGAACCGAACGCCCGCTTCGACGCGGAATGGGACGCGGGCGATCTCGGTTGCGGCGAATTGCTGCTCAAGCTGCGCGTGAAGTTGCGCGCCATGCCGGGCCGCATCATCCGGTTGATCGCGCGGGATCGCGGCGCGATCGAAGACATTCCGTCGTACTGTCGTATCACCGGACACCGGCTGCTGATGGCCGACCCGGAGCAGGGTATTTTCTTCATCCAGGCGAGGGACTGA
- a CDS encoding amidase, which produces MTETTSSFVTALIAQRGNVAASRACIDAAIARADALEGSLHAFTHRPRSYVEPDACAPLAGLPVGVKDLIDTIDMPTSYGSPIYRGHRPQADAAIVTLLREYGALVFGKTVTTEFAWRQPGPTVNPWRATHTPGGSSSGSAAAVGAGIVPLALGTQTVGSVVRPAAYCGAVGYKPSYGSISREGVHPLAASLDHIGFFAQSVEVAALAHALFVAAKPEAIDSVAAWQTWFAPLAAPPRLGIVRTPFDGRMQDAQQANFAASLARLRAAGAEVVEIEFGADLAQIVDALQVILRVEAWHAVGPAAQAHRALLSEPMRNLIDEGAAMPEARYREALALQATLREQSAALLAGCDALVSVPATGGAPEGLDDTGDPVFCAPWSLLGVPAVTVPSGWTELGLPLGFQIVGAFGEDLATLRAAAWVERALATPAAPRDLAPEAPGEVAA; this is translated from the coding sequence ATGACCGAAACCACTTCGTCGTTCGTGACGGCGCTGATCGCGCAGCGCGGCAACGTGGCCGCGAGCCGCGCGTGTATCGACGCCGCCATCGCCCGCGCCGACGCGCTCGAAGGCTCGCTGCACGCCTTCACGCACCGGCCGCGCTCGTACGTCGAGCCCGATGCGTGCGCTCCGCTCGCGGGCTTGCCGGTGGGCGTGAAGGATCTGATCGACACGATCGACATGCCCACGAGTTACGGCTCGCCGATCTATCGCGGCCATCGTCCGCAGGCCGATGCCGCCATCGTCACGCTGCTGCGCGAATATGGCGCGCTCGTGTTCGGCAAGACCGTCACCACGGAATTCGCGTGGCGGCAGCCGGGCCCCACCGTGAACCCGTGGCGCGCCACGCACACGCCGGGCGGTTCGTCGAGCGGTTCGGCGGCCGCCGTGGGCGCGGGCATCGTGCCGCTCGCGCTGGGCACGCAAACCGTGGGCTCGGTGGTGCGGCCCGCCGCGTATTGCGGCGCCGTGGGTTACAAGCCGAGCTACGGCAGCATTTCGCGCGAGGGCGTGCATCCGTTGGCGGCCTCGCTCGATCACATCGGCTTCTTCGCGCAGTCGGTGGAGGTGGCCGCGCTCGCGCATGCGCTGTTCGTGGCCGCGAAGCCCGAGGCTATCGACAGCGTGGCGGCCTGGCAAACGTGGTTCGCGCCGCTGGCCGCGCCGCCGCGTCTGGGTATCGTCCGCACGCCGTTCGACGGCCGCATGCAGGACGCGCAGCAAGCGAATTTCGCGGCTTCGCTCGCCCGGTTGCGCGCGGCGGGCGCCGAGGTGGTGGAGATCGAGTTCGGCGCGGATCTCGCGCAGATCGTCGATGCCTTGCAGGTGATCCTGCGCGTGGAGGCGTGGCACGCGGTGGGGCCGGCGGCGCAAGCGCATCGCGCGCTCTTGAGCGAGCCCATGCGCAACCTGATCGACGAAGGCGCGGCGATGCCCGAGGCGCGTTACCGCGAGGCGCTGGCGTTGCAGGCGACGCTGCGCGAGCAGTCGGCGGCGTTGCTTGCGGGCTGCGATGCGCTCGTGAGCGTGCCCGCCACGGGCGGCGCGCCCGAAGGCCTCGACGATACCGGCGACCCGGTGTTCTGCGCGCCGTGGAGTCTGCTCGGCGTGCCCGCGGTGACGGTGCCCTCGGGCTGGACCGAACTGGGCTTGCCGCTCGGCTTTCAGATCGTGGGGGCGTTCGGCGAGGATCTGGCCACGCTCCGCGCGGCCGCGTGGGTCGAACGCGCGCTGGCTACGCCCGCCGCACCGCGCGATCTCGCACCCGAGGCGCCGGGCGAAGTCGCCGCTTGA
- a CDS encoding TMEM175 family protein: MNDPEANLGRFSALSDCIFAVIITIMVLALKIPAHNDAHALLDLWPDLVSYVVSYAFIAVVWLNHHHVFKHAASLTSLLAWSNFANLFWISLIPFTTAWLASSRVATVPLTAYASVFLLVEATYMVLMYESFRQCPASDAATLGRRRTQRIRAWIMVAVFAFAALAVFLPALARLALLAAFLVLHTQPDPRVNSPAV; the protein is encoded by the coding sequence ATGAACGATCCGGAAGCGAATCTCGGCCGCTTCAGCGCGCTCTCGGACTGCATCTTCGCCGTCATCATCACGATCATGGTGCTGGCGCTCAAAATTCCCGCGCACAACGATGCGCACGCCCTGCTCGACCTCTGGCCGGATCTCGTCAGCTACGTGGTCAGCTATGCGTTCATCGCGGTCGTGTGGCTGAACCATCATCACGTGTTCAAGCATGCGGCGTCGCTCACGAGTCTGCTCGCGTGGTCGAACTTCGCCAATCTGTTCTGGATCTCGCTGATTCCCTTCACCACCGCGTGGCTCGCGTCGAGCCGCGTGGCGACCGTGCCGTTGACCGCCTATGCCAGCGTCTTTCTGCTGGTCGAGGCGACCTATATGGTGCTGATGTACGAAAGCTTCCGGCAGTGCCCCGCCAGCGACGCCGCCACGCTCGGCCGCCGCCGTACGCAGCGGATCCGGGCGTGGATCATGGTGGCCGTGTTCGCGTTCGCGGCGCTCGCGGTGTTCCTGCCGGCGCTGGCGCGCCTGGCGCTGCTGGCCGCCTTCCTCGTCTTGCATACGCAACCGGACCCGCGCGTAAATTCCCCCGCCGTCTGA